The Chitinivorax sp. PXF-14 genome has a segment encoding these proteins:
- the flgL gene encoding flagellar hook-associated protein FlgL: protein MAIRVSTSNIYALGVDSVRQNQADLVKLQQQVATGRRILTPSDDPVASAQILSVNQANGLNDQFKTNGDNAKSTVALSEGYLQSMTSLLQDVKTQAVYAGNPSLTQTDRGALLSELQERYKELIGLANSTDGNGQYLYSGYQGSTRPFEETAPGVVTYMGDQGQRSIQVSPSRALPVSESGVNVFQRIKEGNGTFVLKAGSNLVTPGANLGTGIVGPGTVVDVNKWRNSSGDFSIRFDIDATTTPSTTHYDIIDNSTNLSVITGGAPATVPFPTTLPVYQPNATISMPNQGITFTVDGAPAAGDQFTIKSAQDKQVFDTLTDFANLLKSAKDNPVNVASYQNSLNLVMQGLDNALTNVTTVQADVGTRLKEVDSVRDTLDDLTVQYSTQLRDLGDLDYAKAISDFSLTQTYLEAAQKTFVQTQKLSLFEQI from the coding sequence ATGGCAATTCGCGTCAGTACCTCAAACATTTACGCGCTCGGTGTCGACAGCGTGCGTCAGAACCAGGCCGATCTGGTCAAGCTGCAGCAGCAGGTTGCTACCGGCCGCAGGATACTCACGCCCTCGGACGACCCCGTGGCGTCGGCGCAGATCCTCAGTGTGAACCAGGCCAATGGGCTCAACGACCAGTTCAAGACGAATGGGGACAATGCCAAGTCCACCGTCGCCTTGAGCGAGGGCTATCTGCAGTCGATGACCAGCCTGCTACAGGACGTGAAGACCCAGGCCGTCTATGCCGGCAACCCGAGCCTGACGCAGACCGACCGCGGCGCGCTGCTGTCCGAGCTGCAAGAGCGCTACAAGGAGCTGATCGGCTTGGCGAACTCCACCGACGGCAATGGCCAGTACCTGTATTCCGGCTACCAGGGTTCGACCCGCCCGTTTGAAGAAACGGCGCCCGGTGTGGTGACCTATATGGGCGACCAGGGGCAACGTTCCATCCAGGTCAGCCCATCGCGGGCCTTGCCGGTGAGCGAATCCGGGGTGAACGTGTTCCAGCGCATCAAGGAAGGCAATGGCACGTTCGTGCTCAAGGCCGGCTCGAATCTGGTCACGCCCGGAGCGAACCTCGGCACCGGCATCGTGGGCCCCGGCACCGTCGTCGACGTCAACAAGTGGCGAAACAGCAGTGGCGATTTCAGCATCCGCTTCGATATCGATGCGACGACCACGCCGTCCACCACGCATTACGACATCATCGATAATTCGACCAACCTGTCCGTCATCACAGGGGGTGCGCCGGCGACCGTGCCATTCCCGACCACGCTGCCGGTGTATCAGCCCAATGCGACGATCTCGATGCCCAACCAGGGCATCACCTTCACCGTGGATGGTGCGCCGGCGGCAGGCGATCAGTTCACCATCAAGTCGGCGCAGGACAAGCAGGTGTTCGACACACTGACGGACTTTGCCAACCTGCTCAAAAGCGCGAAGGATAACCCGGTCAACGTTGCCAGCTATCAGAACAGCCTGAATCTGGTGATGCAAGGCTTGGACAACGCCCTGACCAACGTCACGACGGTACAGGCTGATGTGGGCACGCGCCTGAAAGAGGTCGACAGCGTGCGCGATACGCTCGACGATCTGACCGTGCAGTATTCGACGCA
- the flgK gene encoding flagellar hook-associated protein FlgK has translation MMASGIFGVALTGLNAAQAGLLTTSHNVANANTDGYSRQEIRQEASKPLFTGAGFFGRGVEVTNVVRAYDDFLNRSVLSAESQQGYLQGFQDQVNILDGIVADPTVGLSPSVQSFFTGVQSAASKPADIPSRQQMISLGNTLASRFQQINGRLQEVRQGVNDQITATISQINALAGKVADLNNEIAARTSGAGRDPNDLLDQRDAVIGELNKLVKVTVSPQTDGSFNISIGTGQTLVLGGTTNKFAAVPATADPEKISVAVSQGQVSIPLDDSLLQGGKLGALLNFRTNALDLAQNSLGRVAIGLARTMNEQQGLGQDLDGNAGLNMFAVSSPRVVSYGNNGGNGLMSASLSSVGELTTSDYRVIYNGAAAGYDVIRLADNVKTTYTKAQVESATGVTLDGVNFKLASGAPNQGDSFLVQPTRNGARDIAMQITDPRRIASAAPFRTAATVGGATPNQGTGQIDLGVVNAANDRVVIKFTSAGTFTVTDATTGAAVPSPSAATPLTPASYTWNYPANATVTVNGWQTTLSGTPAAGDQFIVDKTVASRGSANAGTGNIAEVVPDPAARPAGAPAPQPPLSVFMPHIENLKNNVTIKFTSTTTFDVVDNSTLPAPTTLATGLNYDPTKTNAVSFNGWTVKLSGNPVANDTFTVGPNTNADSDNRNALAMAALQTTNVLGDASASYQSAYGQMVSNVGNQASEIKIGLKAQDTLVKEANSNKSSFSGVNLDEEAANLLKYQQAYMAASKVISIAQEAFKSILNIGG, from the coding sequence ATGATGGCTAGTGGTATCTTCGGGGTTGCACTGACAGGGTTGAATGCCGCACAGGCAGGCCTGCTTACGACCTCGCACAACGTCGCCAATGCCAATACCGATGGCTATAGCCGCCAGGAAATCCGCCAGGAGGCATCCAAGCCGCTGTTCACCGGTGCCGGGTTCTTTGGCCGTGGCGTCGAGGTGACCAACGTCGTGCGTGCTTATGATGATTTCCTCAATCGCTCCGTGCTGTCGGCCGAATCACAGCAAGGCTATCTGCAAGGCTTTCAGGACCAGGTCAACATTCTCGACGGCATCGTGGCCGATCCGACCGTCGGCCTGTCGCCGTCCGTACAAAGCTTTTTCACCGGCGTGCAGAGCGCTGCCTCCAAGCCCGCCGATATTCCCTCGCGGCAACAGATGATCAGCCTGGGCAACACCCTCGCATCGCGCTTCCAGCAGATCAATGGCCGCTTGCAGGAAGTCCGCCAGGGGGTGAACGACCAGATCACCGCCACGATATCGCAGATCAACGCGCTGGCGGGCAAGGTGGCCGATCTCAACAACGAGATCGCCGCGCGCACCTCGGGCGCCGGCCGCGATCCCAACGACCTGCTCGACCAGCGCGATGCCGTGATTGGCGAACTGAACAAACTCGTCAAGGTGACGGTGTCGCCGCAGACTGATGGCTCGTTCAATATTTCGATCGGCACCGGCCAGACCCTGGTGCTCGGCGGCACCACCAACAAGTTCGCCGCCGTGCCCGCAACGGCCGACCCGGAAAAGATCAGCGTGGCGGTGTCGCAAGGGCAGGTCAGCATTCCGTTGGACGATAGCCTGCTGCAGGGCGGCAAGCTGGGCGCGTTGCTGAATTTCCGTACCAACGCGCTCGACCTCGCACAAAACTCGCTAGGCCGCGTCGCAATCGGCCTGGCGCGGACGATGAACGAGCAGCAGGGCCTGGGGCAGGATCTCGACGGCAATGCGGGGCTCAATATGTTTGCCGTCAGCTCGCCGCGTGTCGTGTCCTACGGTAACAACGGCGGGAACGGACTGATGAGCGCGTCGCTGTCGTCGGTGGGCGAGCTGACCACCAGCGACTATCGCGTGATCTACAACGGCGCGGCGGCCGGCTACGACGTCATTCGTCTTGCCGACAACGTCAAGACGACCTATACCAAGGCCCAGGTCGAATCGGCTACCGGCGTGACGCTCGATGGTGTCAATTTCAAACTGGCCTCGGGCGCCCCCAACCAGGGCGACTCTTTTCTCGTGCAGCCGACGCGCAACGGCGCCCGCGATATTGCGATGCAGATCACCGATCCGCGCCGCATCGCGTCCGCCGCGCCGTTCCGCACCGCGGCGACGGTGGGCGGCGCAACGCCCAACCAGGGTACCGGACAGATCGACCTGGGCGTGGTGAACGCCGCCAATGATCGCGTGGTCATCAAGTTCACCTCGGCCGGCACCTTTACCGTGACCGACGCGACGACCGGCGCCGCAGTGCCATCGCCGAGTGCAGCCACGCCGTTGACGCCGGCATCCTATACCTGGAACTATCCGGCCAATGCGACGGTGACCGTGAATGGCTGGCAGACCACCCTCAGCGGCACGCCTGCCGCCGGTGACCAGTTCATCGTCGACAAGACCGTGGCGTCGCGCGGCAGCGCAAATGCCGGCACCGGCAACATTGCCGAAGTGGTGCCGGACCCAGCCGCACGGCCGGCCGGTGCCCCGGCACCCCAGCCGCCGCTGTCGGTGTTCATGCCGCATATCGAGAACCTGAAGAACAACGTCACGATCAAGTTCACGTCGACGACGACATTCGACGTTGTTGACAACTCGACGCTACCGGCGCCGACAACCTTGGCCACCGGGCTCAACTACGATCCCACCAAGACCAACGCCGTGTCGTTCAACGGCTGGACGGTCAAGCTGTCGGGTAACCCTGTCGCCAACGATACCTTCACCGTCGGCCCCAATACCAATGCCGATTCAGACAACCGCAATGCGCTGGCGATGGCAGCGTTGCAGACGACCAATGTGCTCGGCGATGCGTCGGCGTCCTACCAGTCGGCCTATGGTCAGATGGTCAGCAATGTCGGCAACCAGGCGTCAGAAATCAAGATAGGCTTGAAGGCTCAGGATACGCTGGTCAAGGAAGCCAATAGCAACAAGAGTTCCTTCTCTGGCGTCAACCTCGATGAAGAGGCCGCCAATCTGCTGAAATATCAGCAGGCCTATATGGCGGCGAGCAAGGTTATTTCGATTGCCCAGGAAGCGTTCAAGAGTATTCTGAATATTGGCGGTTGA
- the flgJ gene encoding flagellar assembly peptidoglycan hydrolase FlgJ, which produces MRTSSLPLSLGATSTPAVDLGNRLSLDVGSLDALKQQAKTDNKAALKGVAQQFESLFLQMMLKNMRNTVPESELSGSNELKTFTGMFDDQLAQKIASGRGIGFADMIVKQLSREHVYQPGKLPADASLPKAVPVKPVADKAGVAISGHATATQFADTMLAQAKPAADQLGVSPHVLVAQAALETGWGKRVIRDANGGDSHNVFGIKAGKDWTGPVAEVTTTEYVNGKPEKRVERFRVYGSHEEAFNDYAKLLAKNGRYREALNQGDDAAGFASALQQGGYATDPQYAAKLTRVANHQVLRRAAIAAYQQWT; this is translated from the coding sequence ATGCGCACCTCCTCACTTCCACTCTCTTTAGGCGCTACATCGACACCCGCTGTCGATCTGGGTAATCGCCTGAGCCTGGATGTCGGCAGCCTCGATGCGCTCAAGCAGCAGGCCAAGACGGACAATAAGGCTGCCCTGAAGGGTGTGGCGCAGCAGTTCGAGTCGCTGTTCCTGCAGATGATGCTGAAGAACATGCGCAATACCGTGCCGGAGAGCGAGCTGTCTGGTAGCAACGAGCTCAAGACTTTCACCGGCATGTTCGACGACCAGCTGGCGCAGAAGATTGCATCGGGCCGTGGCATCGGTTTCGCGGACATGATCGTCAAGCAGCTGAGCCGTGAGCATGTGTATCAACCCGGCAAGCTGCCGGCCGATGCCTCCCTGCCCAAGGCCGTACCGGTCAAGCCGGTGGCCGACAAGGCCGGGGTGGCCATTTCGGGCCATGCGACGGCCACGCAGTTCGCCGACACCATGCTGGCCCAGGCCAAGCCTGCGGCGGATCAGCTGGGTGTGTCGCCGCACGTGCTGGTGGCCCAGGCCGCACTCGAAACCGGCTGGGGCAAGCGCGTGATTCGCGATGCGAATGGCGGCGACAGCCACAACGTGTTCGGCATCAAGGCCGGCAAGGACTGGACCGGGCCGGTGGCCGAGGTGACCACCACCGAGTATGTGAACGGCAAGCCGGAGAAGCGGGTCGAGCGTTTCCGCGTCTACGGCTCGCACGAGGAAGCCTTTAACGATTACGCCAAGCTGCTGGCCAAGAACGGCCGCTACCGCGAGGCCCTGAACCAGGGAGACGATGCGGCGGGCTTCGCCAGCGCGCTGCAGCAGGGCGGTTACGCGACCGATCCGCAGTACGCGGCAAAGCTCACGCGCGTGGCAAATCATCAGGTGCTGCGCCGCGCGGCAATCGCCGCCTACCAGCAGTGGACCTGA
- a CDS encoding flagellar basal body P-ring protein FlgI, with protein MRKLIVLSLLAAAVLAAPVQAAQRIKELATIQGVRPNQLVGYGLVVGLDGTGDQTTQTPFTTQSLVTMLNQLGVQLPAGTNPQLKNVAAVSLTASLPAFAKPGQPLDVTVSSIGNAKSLRGGTLLLAPLKGADGQIYAMAQGNILLGGAGASAGGSSAQVNQLNAGRIPAGATVERAVPSYLGQGDYINVELQQSDFTTANRVVDAINAAMGPETARALDGRQIQVRAPLDSNERVQFLARVENLAVDPADNAAKVVINARTGSIVMNQAVTLEPCAVAHGNLSVSVGAKNDVSQPNALSGGQTTPVQNADISIKADQGRLVQLQRGAKLADVVKALNTIGATPQDLLSILQAMKASGALRADLEII; from the coding sequence ATGCGTAAGTTAATCGTCCTCTCCCTGCTGGCCGCCGCCGTGCTGGCAGCCCCGGTGCAAGCCGCGCAGCGCATCAAGGAGCTGGCGACGATACAGGGGGTGCGCCCCAACCAGTTGGTTGGCTACGGCCTTGTTGTCGGCCTCGACGGCACCGGCGACCAGACGACCCAGACCCCGTTCACCACACAGAGCTTGGTGACCATGCTGAACCAGCTCGGCGTGCAGCTGCCGGCCGGCACCAATCCCCAGCTCAAGAACGTGGCTGCGGTCAGCCTGACCGCATCGCTACCGGCGTTTGCCAAGCCGGGCCAGCCGCTCGATGTCACCGTGTCGTCGATCGGCAACGCCAAGAGCCTGCGTGGTGGCACCTTGCTACTGGCGCCGTTGAAGGGGGCGGATGGGCAGATCTATGCCATGGCGCAGGGCAATATCCTGCTGGGCGGGGCCGGCGCATCGGCCGGTGGCTCCAGCGCGCAGGTCAACCAGCTCAATGCTGGCCGCATTCCGGCTGGGGCCACGGTGGAGCGCGCGGTACCGAGCTATCTGGGGCAGGGTGACTATATCAATGTGGAGCTGCAACAGTCGGACTTCACCACGGCCAATCGCGTGGTCGATGCCATCAACGCCGCTATGGGCCCGGAGACCGCGCGGGCGCTCGATGGTCGGCAGATCCAGGTGCGTGCACCACTCGATTCGAACGAGCGCGTGCAGTTTCTCGCACGGGTGGAAAATCTTGCCGTCGACCCGGCAGATAATGCCGCCAAGGTGGTCATCAACGCCCGTACCGGCTCCATCGTGATGAACCAGGCGGTGACGCTCGAGCCCTGTGCGGTGGCGCATGGCAACCTGTCGGTGTCGGTTGGCGCCAAGAACGACGTGAGCCAGCCCAATGCCTTGTCCGGCGGGCAGACCACGCCAGTGCAGAATGCCGATATCTCGATCAAGGCCGACCAGGGGCGGCTCGTTCAGCTGCAGCGCGGGGCCAAGCTGGCCGACGTGGTCAAGGCGCTCAATACCATTGGCGCCACGCCGCAGGACTTGCTGTCTATCCTGCAGGCAATGAAGGCCTCCGGCGCGCTCCGGGCCGATCTCGAAATCATCTGA